A section of the Sebastes fasciatus isolate fSebFas1 chromosome 21, fSebFas1.pri, whole genome shotgun sequence genome encodes:
- the eef1a1l3 gene encoding elongation factor 1-alpha-like produces MAKEKIHVNVVVIGHVDSGKSTTTGHLVYKCGGIDQRRLEKFEKASAQMGKSSFKFAWVLDKLKAERERGITIDISLLKFNTQKYSMTIIDAPGHRDFIKNMITGTSQADVAVLVVSAAKGEFEAGVSRSGQTREHALLAYTLGVKQMIVCVNKMDLTEPPYSQKRFDEVVRGVNGFLKKIGYDPNTVPFVPISGWTGENMITATQKMPWFQGWKSRRREGNASGRTLLEVLDSIHPPLRTINKPLRLPLQDVYKIGGVGTVPVGKIETGVLKPGMTLMFSPAKITAEVKSIEMHHQGLQAALPGYNVGFNIKNVAVKNLRRGDVAGNAQQDPPSDVSSFEAQVIILNHPGKVKVGYSPVLDCHTAHVTCRFAELKEKLDRRTGNKLEDQPQTLMSGDAATVKLVPIKPMCVESFFTYPPLGRFAARDLKQTVAVGVIKSVKKEQGSKLPPKSQVCK; encoded by the exons ATGGCCAAGGAGAAGATTCATGTTAATGTGGTGGTTATCGGTCATGTCGACAGCGGCAAGTCGACCACCACCGGACACCTCGTCTACAAGTGTGGTGGCATCGACCAGAGGAGGCTGGAGAAGTTTGAGAAAGCTTCAGCACAG ATGGGGAAGAGCTCCTTCAAGTTTGCCTGGGTGTTGGACAAGCTGAAAGCTGAGCGGGAGCGAGGAATCACCATTGATATCTCGCTGCTGAAATTCAACACACAGAAATACTCCATGACTATAATTGATGCTCCTGGCCACCGGGACTTCATTAAAAACATGATAACAGGGACCTCACAG GCTGATGTGGCCGTCCTGGTGGTGTCTGCAGCTAAAGGAGAGTTTGAGGCCGGCGTGTCCAGAAGCGGTCAGACCAGAGAGCACGCCCTGCTGGCGTACACTCTGGGTGTGAAGCAGATGATAGTGTGTGTTAACAAGATGGACCTGACTGAACCGCCTTACAGCCAGAAACGCTTTGACGAAGTGGTGCGAGGCGTGAACGGCTTCCTCAAGAAGATCGGCTACGACCCCAACACCGTGCCCTTTGTTCCGATCTCTGGCTGGACCGGGGAGAACATGATCACTGCAACTCAGAAG ATGCCCTGGTTCCAAGGCTGGAAATCCAGACGTAGGGAAGGGAACGCAAGTGGGCGAACTCTACTAGAAGTCCTGGACTCCATTCACCCACCACTACGCACCATCAACAAGCCCCTTCGATTACCTCTGCAGGATGTCTACAAAATTGGAG GAGTCGGGACCGTGCCAGTGGGTAAGATTGAAACTGGCGTCCTCAAACCTGGCATGACCCTGATGTTCTCCCCCGCCAAGATAACTGCTGAGGTAAAGTCCATTGAGATGCACCACCAGGGGCTGCAGGCGGCTCTGCCGGGATACAATGTTGGCTTCAACATTAAGAACGTGGCGGTCAAGAACCTGCGGCGTGGGGACGTGGCTGGCAACGCCCAGCAGGATCCTCCATCGGATGTCAGCAGCTTTGAAGCTCAG GTGATCATCCTGAACCACCCAGGGAAGGTCAAAGTGGGCTACTCTCCAGTCCTAGACTGCCACACCGCCCACGTCACCTGTCGCTTTGCTGAGCTGAAGGAGAAGCTGGACCGACGCACGGGCAACAAACTGGAGGACCAGCCGCAGACGTTGATGTCTGGAGACGCTGCTACGGTCAAACTGGTTCCCATCAAGCCCATGTGTGTGGAGAGCTTCTTCACATACCCTCCCTTAG GTCGCTTTGCAGCCCGAGACCTGAAGCAGACGGTCGCTGTAGGCGTCATCAAGTCGGTGAAGAAGGAACAAGGGTCAAAACTTCCCCCAAAATCCCAAGTGTGCAAataa